A window of Salmo trutta chromosome 5, fSalTru1.1, whole genome shotgun sequence contains these coding sequences:
- the LOC115194855 gene encoding equistatin-like: protein MAILTIILLVSTAFALGDARIRPMTPCERARYAATHGPIGAYIPTCDAAGRYTPKQCSGSTGYCWCVTTTGQKIQGTETPPGTAIKC, encoded by the exons ATGGCGATATTGACCATCATTCTGCTTGTTAGCACAGCTTTTGCTCTGGGAG ATGCTAGGATACGACCCATGACCCCCTGTGAGCGTGCTAGATATGCCGCGACACATGGCCCAATTGGCGCCTACATCCCCACGTGTGACGCCGCTGGACGATACACCCCTAAGCAATGTTCGGGCTCTACAG GTTACTGTTGGTGTGTGACCACTACTGGACAGAAGATTCAGGGTACGGAGACTCCACCAGGCACTGCTATCAAATGCTAG